CACACAATATCTCAGTGCAAAATGAGTACTGCTTGAAGCGCTTGTAAAATGATTGAGTAAGTCATAAAGAGTACCCTGTGCATGTACGCTTAAGTCGTTATTTTCACGTGCTATTCTAGAAAGTTTGTGTGAGCGCGCGCccgcgtgcatgcgtgtgtgtgtctgtgcgagcgtgcgtgtgttttATACCACGGACGAGGTTACACAAGAGCCAACACCAACAAATGCTATCTTCTACACACATGGTAAGGCTCCTGACTTTGGTGGTGCATGTCATATCATATCCAAGTAGTTTAGGTCGACGTTTACTTTGTTATTCCCTGGCCCCGGTTACTAACCTCTTGCCATCATAAATCTTATGTAAAGCTCCAAATGTCGCTAACACTAGTACTATTGTATAGACGATTTCCGATTACAGGCAATCAGGGGCATATTTACATAGCTCATACCCAAGGTTGAACGATTTTTTTACGTACAGGGGACTCAACTCCGCCTTAGATGAGCGAGGTCACCCGTGACCTCGTCCATATATGTgcgtgagtgagcgagtttagtgtttcgccgcactcagcaatattccagctgtatggcagcgggCTGTAAACATTCgatcctggaccagacagtcaagtgatcaacagcatgagtagtATTCAATACTGTCAAGAAATCGATGCATAATAAACCTAGTTGGttaaatatatgtgtatagtTCAATACGTTGTCATCATGCAGTTACACAAATCACCATCCCTACCAAACGTTGGGCAGCATGTATACATGTTATTAGGGGAACAATATACTACTCAACAGAAGATAAAGAATACAGAATCTTAAGATTCTGAGAGAATCGGATGTTCTTTAGCTCGCTTGTGTAGTTTATGAAGCGGACAGATAATAAATTATGTTTGTAAAGAAATGCTCAGACATCTAAACAAACACGCCTGAAGAATAACAAAACAATCAAATAGTCTTTGCACAGAGAAAACACATATTCACCAAACGGCAGTGTGGTTTCCTATGCAGACATAGGCATAAGGAATTGGCTTGCTCCTATTTGGTTCGTTCGAAAGGTTCATGGTCAGTTTTGTCCATACACATTAAAATGAGCTGAAAGTTGTCTCGGGTTTTATTATAACAGCAATGAAAACCCCATTAATCCTTTTGCTGAAGTTGTGAGGATATTCACTTCTTCGAGAAGGTCAACGACTTTGGACTGATCTTCCAAGCAAATGTTGAGAAGTATACAAATCACGGTATATAGTCTATATAACATAAGACGAGTACATGGATGTCACCTTCCTCTTTTTGGTATAACACGACGTCCAGAAGAAGGGAcgagaagtagcccagaaacgttttATACAATAAAGAGGAAGTTGCCATCCATGTGCTTGTGTTTttatattcaccaacttctacatgcctcTCAATAATCTCAGATTTTGTGATGACACTGTATTCGCAGGCATTCCTGAGTTATTCCCGATGTTTAGAATGGTCCTATGCCACTCTGTGTACACGATCTCAGGCAAACATCTGCCTTAGAACCACTCTATCTTTTACTCGTATCTTGCTTGGCATACCCTATCCAGATTCTACCTTTTGCAGTATCAGTAGACTATGGTCCGACTAAAagcacatgagtacaatgtgtgattcaCCGAAGCCAGATCCTGGTgtgccccaccgtgatattgctgcaatattgctataagcggctTATTCATATCACTCTACGGTATGTTCTGTACCGGATTATGCTAGCAAGTCTAAGGGACAGTGACCTTatgtcaaacaaactgttgaaCAGTTCCTATATTCCCTGGAAGAAACTCTGACATGCTGTCTGCCACAATGCCATGGCGAGAAAATGATCTACGTCTTTGGACGGTTATATGCTTGGTGCTCGGTGTAACGCAAACGCAGTATACCAAAGAATCCATGCAATATATCTACAACTAAATGATATTGAGAAAGCATGCATATTAATTAAGGACATCGTGCCTGGATATGAGCCAGGTGACGATGTCGTTAAACAGAAAAGAATAAGGAATTAGGACAAGGAACCAAAAAGAAACGAAATATATATGATTCATGgccatttatgaaatatttaagaaaacaaatattcaaatatttaccCTCTGCTGTGGTGTGTTCTGAATGTACACACGGCTCGGAAAACTGATGCCTCTTTGTttagtttttgttgttgttgttttgttttttgtttgttttgttgttgttgttgttgttgtttttttgttgttgttgttgtttttttttgtttttttgttttttttgttttgttttgtttttgtttttgtttttgtttttgtttttgtttttttgtttttttgttttttttgggggggttcgggttttggggttttgtttttaaaatgcgtcattatttttaatttgaaatattatttgccTGTTATGAAATACAGACTGCGTTGGTGCACTTCCAACAAAGACAGTGAGCTGATGTTGCCTGGATGATAGCTTTTTAAAAACCGTTGCAAATTTGCCGTTTTACTTGTTACGAATCGACCTTGGATTTGGCCATTCGATGTGTTTTCATTGACACACACTGAGCGATTACACGCGCCTGTTTATAGAGGACAATTTGGTTAGAATTTCTAAACTAAGTTAGTATCAATGCAAACCTCACCTATATCCCTTCTCAGTATATGTTACATTTCTTGCGCATATATCGCAAACGTGAAAGGATTCCGGAACCAGTTTATAGTGTAACGGCGTTATGACGGGAATTCTACTTAGCAGTGGGAGAAGCGGGATTTGTTAGCGAAACAGGAGAATTAGATATACTATACCTTATAACATAGATTCTATCTACAACTATGGAAGGGGTGTAGGGGTTACACTACTGCACGGAATCATATTCAAACCATGACCGGAAGCTCTaattgtgaccttgacctaggGTCATCTCACGTGACCTTGGCAGTAGACCCCAGTGAAGCTGTTAGGGCAATCGCAGTAGACATTGTTGGTAGGGGTCACGCGACATCTCCCGCCGTTTTGACATGGGTTGTTCTGACAGGCGTCTAGTCCTGTGTACACATGGGGCAGGTCATGCACAACACGACATGTCATGTCATTActcgaaaaataaataataaaataataaaacacaaCGGACAGGAGAAGACACATAAAACCAAATGTGAAAACAGGAAAATATCGTAAAAAGAAATTCCAGATGCGAATGTAAAGTACCTTACAATCAATATTTCAAGAACCATGCAGAAATTCATGCTTGTTTGGCTGAAACAAAGTATGAAACATGCTATATAGAGTGAAACCCCGTCAATCCGGACCGGACAATTTTTTGTGAAATTTCACAATCGATTAGCGGATAAATACTTCAAGAACGGGATTTCAGCATTCATGGGGTGTCATGACAGGGCTTCAGAGTAGTGCATTACAAAGAATTAATATTGCTGACAGAATTGGTCAAGGGGCTATGAACTTGAAGTAGCGATGGTTGGTGATAAGCAGATGCAATAGGGTGAATGAAGAAGAAAGCAACACATATAGGTCAAAATGGTATGAATATACATTCCtgcaaatgtaaataaaaacaTTCATTACTGACAGTGTTGTCAATGTTTAAGGTGCAGTTATAAAGGTAAACTGATAGAGTGAAACATTACAACCGTTATAACAATAATCGCCAGAACACTGAAAGCATACTGTAGAAAACACACTGTTAATAACCGCGTTACATATATCAAATAAACATTTCTTATTTGTTCCATATTGATAGAACATCAAACATTGGTGTTTTCTTTAGTACGCAACTAGTTAACGTTACCAATTCATCATAAACAGTTTATTTAACAAAACATTTATAGAAAAAGCACATATTAgcatttgtatttgtatgtggTTTGGTGATAATTCCATTTCTCATAGGTGCACAAGAAAAGTCACTTTAAGTAAAAAAATGTCGTACATTTCATGCGCATGTCGTAGTTGACACACTTTGTCATGCACATTCTGGCAGTGCTTGCGTCTATTACATGCATTGTCTCATGCAAATGGTTGACGAACATGCATTGATTTCAAAGAGTGGTGACGGAAACTAGAAGTGAATACATTTGATGAAGACTCACTGAGGGAGCAGTCGTTTCCTCCGTAGTTGTCTCTGCATGTGCAGCTGTAGCCCAACCGGTTACTTACGCACGTGCCGCCATTTTGACATGGGTTCGGGttacacactgtacacataAAACATTCACCGTTCAAAACAGTTCAAACAGAGTTATCATTTCGAGAAATCTTGTCAAACTGAAGATATTTTTGCTTTGTTTACTGTTGGGCGCCAATTATATGCCGGCTGTGTGTAAACTGTAAAGtggggaccagacaatccggtgatagCCAACCGCATGATACTTTTAACCAGGAAGTAGATGTGTCATATCTCTGTACATCGATACATAGCTTTGTGCAATAAATGTTCAGTTATTTCGACAATTTCCGAGTGCATTAGCGTGGTGCTCTCGTATAATCTCCGAACGTCAGTTCTATATAAACTGAGTCACCTcgattatttgtttttctaaatTGTGTATTTCTAATATTTGCTAATGTCAGCAGTGAATTCGACATAGCATTAAGAAGTTATTTCAGAACTTGTCATCTACGATAATGCGTACGATATATCCAATACGAAAGGCGTAATATCTACATGCTGGAGTATAATGTTGAGTACGAAAGTTAGTTGTGTGTATCAAACCACCTCGTTTCCAATCCTGATTAGGTATTCAACCCCCTAGAACACACTGCAcaatagttttttttttatctaaaaacaaagaacagtggaaagaatgtcaaaatgaaacaaaggCGTGAATCGAGATGCACTTACATCCTTGCGGGGGGGCACACATAGGCGTCTGGTCCGGCCAGTTGCACACGTTGTGAATCTCGTCAAAGAACAGCCCGCGTGGACATCTCTTCTGGTACCAGCGTTCATGAGCACACTGACAGAACCGGTTACAGTCACCTGGGTCCCGTCTGAACTTTCCATTCCTGCACTCTTTACCAAGGTCATTGCACAACCCGGAAGTCATCTCGACCAGAACAGACACTGTAAAGAAGGACATGGAAAGACGTGAAACCCAACTGTGCCTGTGCATTTAAAACGAACTAATCTTGCCATGTGTAAATGTAATCAAAGTGCTCTGCTTACTGAGAGCAAACTGGGTATTAAAAACCGAACTGTGCTCTGTGCATTTAAAACGAACTAATCTTGCCATGTGTAAATGTAATCAAAGTGCTCTGCTTACTGAGAGCAAGTTGGGTATTCAAAACCGGACTGTGCCTGTGCATTTAAAACGAACTAATCTTGCCATGTGTAAATGTAATCAAACTGTTCTGCGTGTTGAGAGCAAGCAGGGTATTAAAAACCGAACTGTGTCTGTGCATTTAAAACGAACAAATCTTGCCATGTGTAAATGTAACCAAATTGTTCTGCGTATTGAGAGCAAGCAGGGTATTAAAAACCGAACTGTGTCTGTGCATTTAAAACGAACAAATCTTGCCATGTGTAAATGTAACCAAATTGTTCTGCGTATTGAGAGCAAGCAGGGTATTAAAAACCGAACTGTGTCTGTGCATTTAAAACGAACAAATCTTGCcatgtgtaaatgtagccaAATTGTTCTGCATATTGAGAGCAAACAGGGTATTAAAAACCGAACTGTGTCTGTGCATTTAAAACGCATTGTGCCCTGTACATTTCTGCGGACAGAGAACAAGCGGTGCCCTGAGTATTAAAAACAAACTGGAAAAATGCGTATGGCATTACTGGTACCCTAGCTGAGATACAACCTACTTATCAATAAGACGACTTGCATTTTTTCTTGTCATGCGTATACATGTACTCAATTTGACATAAATGCACACTGACGCGCTGGATGTATCGATGTATATATACTAGTAGTTCAAATCAGTGTGGTAACGTTTACTACACAGTTTAGCCGATACGGATATATGTATAGGGTTAACAGTGACAGCTTGAAACATTATGCTTATTGTATAGTTAATAGTCCATGATTATACCCAGTCTGACAAACAGGATCGGTcgacatattttatatctacAAAAGCCAAATCCAGAGATAGGGGTTAAAGAGAGCAGAATTGGGAGCAAGTTTCTTTTAAAGCAATATATTCGGAAACACGAAACATAAACGTGTTTTCAGGTTTAGAAAAATACGTGAAACTGATATGGTGAGTGTTGCGTAAAATTCCTCGACCTACACGATTTCGTTTCACATCTCAAAAGAGTTAACAGAACTGGCAGTTAGAGACAATACTACTCAAACAAGGCGTGGGTGTTATCAACGTAACACACATGAAGATATTTTGGCCAATAGGGGGCGCTATTGAGATCATTTATTGTAATTCACATTCCATGCTGTATCTGTCGCCATGTTTGTTGAAGCGGTAACAGGGGCGGAAAACTAAATCAAAGTGAACcaatctggtacttcctgtattttgcgctGCGCAGTTGACAAAAGTCATTTACGAAACTGCttatagtcacacatactatggATGCATCGATAGCTTGtcgtttctaccatcgattaattGTAATTGGAAACTCGATAACAATTGCAATATCCATCGATAGTAATAAGCATCGTTACAGCCCTAGTGTCCAATACACATGAAGCACACCTGTTATCACCATGATATCTACTGGAACACGGGCAAGAGCCGTTGTACCATCGTCCCCATGAAATCCCCTACAAACTGCCATGTATTGACCGTGCCctgcacatatttacatgtcaggGTAGAGCATGTGCGACCCTCGCGAGGCATGTGACTTCAGGTCGTTGCGGATGGCGGTTTGCACGGTGTAGTTGTGAAGGCTTCACTGCACAGTTAGAAAGGTCAAAGTAAGTGAGAAATTTCGCACATAGTAAGTGTCAGTAGAGTAACTCCCAGAGTTGGATCAGGGTCAGAATATTGACCCTCGTGTCCACACGTCTTCCGAACACAGACAGTGGCGCATTGTGTGAATAATAAATGCCAAATCAGATGCATGTGGAGGGATAGCGTTTGTAGCTTCAACAGTGCGTGGAACAATATCaaatttttaaaatatcttCGTTTCAAATTGTTTTCACCAGTGGCAGACCGGGGTCCGAGGATGGTGCGTGGCCCAAATGGCCCGACACTACCCAATGCGTAAATTTGCTCCAGGTGTATACATGACACCTCTGTTTTTTCGAATCTGTGTTCAGAGGAAAACTATGTATGTAACACTGTcaaatgtaatttgaaataaagtTGTAACTGTGTCAGATCTAAATAACTACATTTCTGAGCTATTGGTCACATTCAGCAactcccccccaccccccttcaACCCCCAcccgcacgcacacacaccacctGCATACTGAATGTGCGCAGTGACTTGCGA
The window above is part of the Haliotis asinina isolate JCU_RB_2024 chromosome 1, JCU_Hal_asi_v2, whole genome shotgun sequence genome. Proteins encoded here:
- the LOC137294018 gene encoding adhesive plaque matrix protein 2-like, whose product is MKVFMLNAVLLITVSVLVEMTSGLCNDLGKECRNGKFRRDPGDCNRFCQCAHERWYQKRCPRGLFFDEIHNVCNWPDQTPMCAPPQGLCNPNPCQNGGTCVSNRLGYSCTCRDNYGGNDCSLRLDACQNNPCQNGGRCRVTPTNNVYCDCPNSFTGVYCQDTTCPRYECPNNVTTFSYPDWQDATCKSFFSCELGSLQSRQCPGDSLFSFMLLRCVQPGQLEYPCTLNLVDSQVEFGI